Proteins found in one Lysinibacillus fusiformis genomic segment:
- a CDS encoding helix-turn-helix domain-containing protein, with amino-acid sequence MDNNVLLSIYKYVIEKGDMGICVVDTEGKLLIYNKKMRELEGVNEDEFEERRALEIIDFEIEKSDIYKVLSSETPVHNIKKTYWNKKNQEVTYISNIYPLHYEGSLIGAVEFARDITQLEYMMYQPLRRYGAPLTFDIITAVSPVMKDVIEKAKIVALSRMPVVLIGESGTGIDMVAEGIHHDLKVQNDMFIALICRRDEKTVLKQFEKYIVEKEKITFFAERIEYLSLEAQEKIVELFNNHPNHQHVLIASVGKDPIDLIQKHELSKKLYRLFSGITIYVPPLRERKEDIMPFIDDYFKRHRDSFGSSIQGLSEEVRDTFLKYDWPGNLKELEVLLDEITSLITNETIVESHMLPVHFKWKIQSSCEETEKEVSTSDLFVIKNQQDIRPLDVYMKEVEEYYISKALDFHQGNISKTAAALGIRRQSLQYRVKNYKLNKKSENID; translated from the coding sequence ATGGATAATAATGTACTACTAAGTATTTATAAATACGTCATTGAAAAAGGCGATATGGGAATTTGCGTGGTAGACACTGAGGGCAAATTGCTTATATACAATAAAAAAATGAGAGAATTAGAAGGCGTTAATGAGGATGAATTTGAGGAGAGGCGAGCCTTAGAGATCATTGATTTTGAAATCGAAAAAAGTGATATTTATAAGGTCCTCAGCTCTGAAACGCCAGTGCACAATATAAAAAAAACGTATTGGAATAAAAAAAATCAAGAAGTGACCTATATAAGCAATATTTATCCGTTGCACTATGAAGGCTCTTTAATAGGCGCTGTGGAATTTGCCCGAGATATTACACAGCTTGAATACATGATGTATCAGCCATTAAGAAGGTATGGCGCACCATTGACATTTGACATCATCACGGCCGTATCACCAGTCATGAAGGATGTCATTGAAAAGGCAAAAATTGTGGCGCTAAGTAGAATGCCTGTTGTATTGATAGGGGAATCAGGTACTGGGATTGATATGGTTGCAGAGGGAATTCATCATGATCTAAAGGTGCAAAATGATATGTTTATTGCTTTAATTTGCCGCCGAGATGAGAAAACGGTTTTAAAGCAATTTGAAAAATATATTGTGGAAAAGGAGAAAATAACCTTCTTTGCTGAGCGCATCGAATATTTATCTCTAGAAGCACAAGAAAAGATTGTTGAACTTTTCAATAATCATCCGAATCATCAGCATGTTTTAATCGCTAGTGTTGGCAAAGATCCAATTGATCTAATTCAAAAGCACGAGCTATCCAAAAAGCTTTACCGACTTTTTTCAGGTATTACGATTTATGTGCCTCCTTTACGAGAAAGAAAAGAAGATATTATGCCTTTTATCGATGATTATTTCAAAAGGCATCGTGATAGCTTTGGCTCATCTATTCAAGGGCTTTCAGAAGAAGTACGAGATACTTTTTTAAAATATGATTGGCCTGGGAATTTAAAGGAATTAGAAGTCCTGTTGGATGAAATTACCTCATTGATCACCAATGAAACAATCGTTGAATCACATATGCTACCTGTGCATTTCAAATGGAAAATTCAAAGCTCTTGTGAGGAGACGGAAAAAGAGGTTTCTACGAGTGACTTGTTTGTTATTAAAAATCAACAGGATATTCGACCGTTAGATGTCTATATGAAAGAGGTAGAGGAGTACTATATTTCGAAGGCATTGGACTTTCATCAAGGAAATATTTCTAAAACAGCTGCTGCATTGGGGATTCGTCGACAAAGTTTACAGTATCGTGTTAAAAACTATAAGCTCAATAAAAAAAGCGAAAACATTGATTAA
- a CDS encoding proline dehydrogenase family protein, producing the protein MVLRDFFIYLSENKLLNSAAQKYGLKMGAQSVVAGTSLPEVVQSIKELNKANISCTVDNLGEFVYEKSEATAAKNNILAVVQAIHDEQLDAHISLKPSQLGLDIDYAFCYENLKEIVALAHQYNVFVNFDMENYERLHSSFELLEELHKEYDNVGTVIQAYFFESEENIEKYKNFRLRIVKGAYKEPENVAYQSKTDIDHNYLKLIEYHLLHGKFTSIATHDHNVINHVKQFVKQHNIPNEKFEFQMLYGFRKEMQLDLAREGYNFCTYLPFGNDWYGYFMRRLAERPQNVALVTKQVFNKKTNMAIGLGAAAFALGRLSKKGK; encoded by the coding sequence ATGGTATTACGTGACTTTTTCATTTATTTATCAGAGAACAAATTATTAAACAGCGCTGCACAAAAATATGGTTTAAAAATGGGTGCCCAAAGTGTTGTTGCTGGTACAAGTTTACCAGAAGTTGTGCAATCGATTAAAGAATTAAACAAGGCTAATATTTCTTGTACTGTCGATAATCTAGGCGAGTTCGTCTACGAAAAATCAGAGGCAACTGCTGCCAAAAATAATATTTTAGCTGTTGTACAAGCTATCCATGATGAACAGCTTGATGCACACATCTCTCTTAAACCTTCACAATTAGGTTTAGATATTGATTATGCATTTTGCTATGAAAACTTAAAAGAAATCGTAGCTCTTGCACATCAATATAATGTTTTCGTGAATTTTGATATGGAAAACTACGAGCGTTTACATAGCTCTTTTGAATTATTAGAGGAATTACACAAAGAGTATGATAACGTAGGGACAGTTATTCAAGCTTACTTCTTCGAATCAGAGGAAAATATTGAGAAATATAAAAACTTCCGTTTACGTATTGTAAAAGGTGCTTACAAAGAACCTGAAAATGTGGCATACCAATCAAAAACTGATATTGACCATAATTACTTAAAACTAATTGAATATCATTTGTTACATGGTAAATTTACTTCAATCGCTACACACGACCATAATGTGATCAACCATGTAAAACAATTTGTGAAACAACACAATATTCCAAATGAAAAATTCGAATTCCAAATGCTATATGGTTTCCGTAAAGAAATGCAGCTAGATCTTGCACGTGAAGGTTATAACTTCTGCACATACCTTCCATTTGGTAATGATTGGTACGGTTACTTCATGCGTCGTTTAGCAGAGCGTCCGCAAAACGTAGCACTTGTAACAAAACAAGTGTTTAACAAAAAAACGAACATGGCAATTGGCTTAGGAGCCGCAGCATTTGCTCTTGGTCGCCTTTCAAAAAAAGGTAAATAA
- a CDS encoding TetR/AcrR family transcriptional regulator, with the protein MARGRKFNSNGEQSKQLLLEKAIELFSDKGYHHTKISDIVKAANVTQPTFYLYFKSKDALYNDLNAQFQSGFFAVMNNKSTDIIENGLQGFITLLEQKLLSLFVYIIENPQLTKIGFIESEQSHLLKNQLTQQLIHLIYLHDCDKDLQLYSVDIKIMIDSLVGSIERLIITNLLEEKRLPAELANDIVQLYFWKTKEVI; encoded by the coding sequence ATGGCAAGAGGCAGAAAATTTAATTCAAATGGAGAACAAAGCAAACAACTATTACTTGAAAAAGCGATAGAGCTATTTTCTGATAAAGGTTATCATCACACAAAAATTAGTGACATTGTAAAGGCTGCCAATGTAACTCAGCCTACTTTTTATCTCTATTTTAAAAGCAAGGATGCCCTTTATAACGATTTGAATGCGCAATTTCAAAGTGGATTCTTTGCGGTAATGAATAATAAGTCTACTGACATTATTGAAAACGGATTACAGGGTTTTATCACGCTATTAGAGCAAAAGTTATTGAGCTTGTTCGTTTACATAATTGAAAATCCTCAATTAACAAAAATAGGTTTTATTGAATCCGAGCAATCCCATTTGCTAAAAAATCAACTGACACAGCAATTGATCCACCTTATTTATCTACATGATTGTGACAAAGATCTACAACTGTATAGTGTAGATATAAAAATCATGATAGATAGTTTGGTAGGGTCAATAGAAAGATTAATCATAACGAATTTATTAGAAGAAAAAAGGCTACCTGCAGAACTTGCAAATGATATTGTACAATTATATTTTTGGAAAACTAAAGAAGTGATATAA